One Setaria italica strain Yugu1 chromosome II, Setaria_italica_v2.0, whole genome shotgun sequence DNA segment encodes these proteins:
- the LOC101758450 gene encoding putative amidase C869.01, producing MVDLRVQVVAAVMGMALATAAAAGTSSSGRFEFQEATVDAIQLGFRNGSLTSTALVRFYLDQIARLNPLLRAVIEVNPDALAQAARADAERQASGGRCAAGLHGVPVLLKDNIATRDRLNTTAGSLALLGSVVPRDAGVVARLRRAGAVILGKANPSEWSNFRPVESGWSARGGQTLNPYVLSASPCGSSAGPGVAAAANMAAVTLGSETDGSILCPSSSNSVVGIKPTVGLSSRSGVIPITPRQDTIGPMCRTVSDAVHVLDAIVGYDKLDAEATGAASKFIPRGGYTQFLKMDGLRGKRIGAPAVFFQGYNDFQTAVYEKHLNTMREHGATVIKDLDIATNFTDLNAQETLLMIAEFKISLNAYLSDLLRSPVRSLSDVIAFNNAHPVEERLKDFGQPDLIAAEETNGIGVRERAAIRRLEEISANGLEKLMKEHQLDAIVAPNSDASSVLAVGGYPGIAVPAGYDKEGVPFAISFGGLRGYEPRLIEMAYAFEQATKVRRPPTFKR from the exons ATGGTTGACCTGCGCGTCcaggtcgtcgccgccgtcatgGGCATGGCCctcgcgaccgccgccgccgccggcaccagcTCCAGCGGCCGGTTCGAGTTCCAGGAGGCCACCGTGGACGCCATCCAGCTGGGCTTCAGGAACGGCAGCCTCACCTCGACGGCGCTGGTCCGGTTCTACCTGGACCAGATCGCGCGCCTCAACCCGCTGCTCCGCGCCGTCATCGAGGTGAACCCGGACGCGCTCGCGCAGGCGGCGCGCGCCGACGCCGAGCGCCAGGCCTCGGGAGGCCGCTGCGCCGCCGGGCTGCACGGCGTCCCCGTCCTCCTCAAGGACAACATCGCCACGCGCGACCGGCTCAACACCACGGCGGGGTCCCTCGCGCTGCTCGGCTCCGTGGTCCCGCGCGACGCCGGCGTGgtcgcccgcctccgccgcgccggcgccgtcatcCTCGGCAAGGCCAACCCCTCCGAGTGGTCCAACTTCCGCCCCGTCGAGTCCGGCTGGAGCGCCCGCGGCGGCCAGACGCTG AATCCGTATGTTCTGTCGGCTTCGCCGTGCGGGTCGAGCGCCGGGCCGGgtgtggccgcggcggcgaacaTGGCCGCCGTGACGCTGGGATCGGAGACCGACGGCTCAATACTCTGCCCGTCGTCGTCGAACTCCGTGGTTGGGATCAAGCCAACAGTTGGGCTGTCCAGCCGGTCAGGCGTCATCCCAATCACGCCGAGGCAAGACACCATAGG GCCAATGTGTCGTACGGTATCCGACGCCGTCCATGTGCTGGACGCCATTGTCGGCTACGATAAGCTCGACGCTGAAGCTACCGGAGCAGCTTCCAAGTTCATCCCACGTGGGGGTTACACGCAGTTCCTGAAGATGGATGGATTGAGGGGCAAGAGAATCGGTGCCCCTGCTGTATTTTTCCAAGGGTACAATGACTTCCAGACGGCGGTGTATGAGAAGCATCTCAACACAATGAG GGAACACGGCGCTACTGTGATCAAGGATCTCGACATCGCGACAAATTTTACCGATCTAAATGCCCAAGAGACGCTCCTGATGATCGCAGAGTTCAAGATAAGCCTGAATGCATACCTGTCAGACCTACTGCGCTCCCCGGTCCGCTCCCTTTCAGATGTCATTGCGTTCAACAACGCACACCCTGTAGAG GAGAGGCTCAAAGATTTCGGGCAGCCGGACCTCATCGCGGCCGAGGAAACCAACGGTATTGGCGTCAGGGAGAGAGCTGCGATCCGGCGGCTCGAGGAGATATCCGCCAACGGGTTGGAGAAGCTGATGAAGGAGCACCAGCTGGACGCGATCGTGGCGCCCAACAGCGACGCCTCCTctgtcctcgccgtcggcgggTATCCGGGCATCGCCGTGCCGGCGGGGTACGACAAGGAGGGGGTCCCCTTCGCGATAAGCTTCGGCGGGCTCAGGGGCTACGAGCCGAGGTTGATCGAGATGGCCTACGCGTTCGAGCAGGCTACCAAAGTCAGAAGGCCACCTACTTTCAAGCGCTAG
- the LOC106804180 gene encoding putative amidase C869.01: MAAPRLRVLAAVVALAAAGCGAFEFQEATVEAIQLGFRNGSLTSAALVRFYLGRIARLNPLLRAVIEVNPDALAQAARADAERRASGGRLCAGGLHGVPVLLKDNIATRDRLNTTAGSLALLGSVVPRDAGVVARLRRAGAVILGKANPSEWSNFRAVKEGWSARGGQTMNPYDLSATPCGSSSGPGVAAAANMAAVTLGSETDGSILCPSSFNSVVGIKPTLGLTSRSGVIPITPRQDTVGPMCRTVSDAVHVLDAIVGYDKLDAEATGAASKYIPRGGYTQFLRADGLRGKRIGVCNVFFVGKDKEHLDVYSKHLDTMSQHGAILIGDLDIATNFSDLSDKEMLLMKAEFKLSLNAYLSDLLHSPVRSLSDVIAFNNAHPVEERLKDFGQNDLLDAEKTNGIGARERAAIRRLKEISANGLEKLMKEHQLDAIVALKWAASSVLAVGGYPGIAVPAGYDKEGVPFAISFGGLRGYEPRLIEMAYAFEQATKVRRPPTFKH, from the exons ATGGCTGCGCCGCGCCTCCGagtgctcgccgccgtcgtggccCTCGCGGCGGCCGGCTGCGGCGCGTTCGAGTTCCAGGAGGCCACCGTGGAGGCCATCCAGCTGGGCTTTAGGAACGGCAGCCTCACCTCGGCGGCGCTCGTCCGGTTCTACCTGGGCCGGATCGCGCGCCTCAACCCGCTGCTCCGCGCCGTCATCGAGGTCAACCCGGACGCGCTGGCGCAGGCGGCGCGCGCCGACGCCGAGCGCCGGGCCTCGGGGGGCCGCCTCTGCGCCGGCGGACTGCACGGCGTCCCCGTCCTGCTCAAGGACAACATCGCCACCCGCGACCGCCTCAACACCACGGCGGGGTCCCTCGCGCTGCTGGGCTCCGTGGTCCCGCGCGACGCCGGCGTGGtggcccgcctccgccgcgccggcgccgtcatcCTCGGCAAGGCCAACCCATCCGAGTGGTCCAACTTCCGCGCAGTCAAGGAAGGCTGGAGCGCCCGCGGCGGCCAGACGATG AATCCTTATGATCTCTCGGCCACGCCATGCGGGTCGAGCTCCGGGCCGGGTGTGGCCGCGGCAGCTAACATGGCCGCCGTGACGCTGGGATCGGAGACCGACGGCTCAATCCTCTGCCCGTCGTCGTTCAACTCCGTGGTTGGGATCAAGCCAACACTCGGGCTGACCAGCCGGTCAGGCGTCATCCCAATCACGCCGAGGCAAGACACCGTAGG GCCAATGTGTCGTACGGTATCCGACGCCGTCCATGTACTGGACGCCATTGTCGGCTACGATAAGCTCGACGCTGAAGCTACTGGAGCAGCTTCCAAGTACATCCCGCGTGGGGGTTACACGCAGTTCCTCAGGGCCGATGGATTAAGGGGCAAGAGAATCGGTGTCTGTAATGTGTTTTTTGTTGGGAAGGATAAAGAGCATTTGGACGTGTACTCGAAGCATCTCGATACAATGAG TCAACATGGCGCTATCCTGATCGGGGATCTCGACATCGCAACAAATTTTAGTGATCTAAGCGACAAAGAGATGCTTCTGATGAAAGCAGAGTTCAAGTTAAGCCTGAATGCTTACTTGTCCGACCTGCTGCACTCACCGGTCCGCTCCCTTTCAGATGTCATAGCGTTCAACAACGCACACCCTGTGGAG GAGAGGCTCAAAGATTTTGGACAGAACGACCTCCTGGATGCAGAGAAAACCAACGGCATTGGCGCCAGGGAGAGAGCTGCGATCCGGCGGCTCAAGGAGATATCCGCCAACGGGTTGGAGAAGCTGATGAAGGAGCACCAGCTGGACGCGATCGTGGCGCTCAAATGGGCCGCCTCCTctgtcctcgccgtcggcgggTATCCGGGCATCGCCGTGCCGGCGGGGTACGACAAGGAGGGGGTCCCCTTCGCGATAAGCTTCGGCGGGCTCAGGGGCTACGAGCCGAGGTTAATCGAGATGGCCTACGCGTTCGAGCAGGCTACCAAAGTCAGAAGGCCGCCGACTTTCAAGCACTAG